A window from Schistosoma haematobium chromosome 3, whole genome shotgun sequence encodes these proteins:
- a CDS encoding hypothetical protein (EggNog:ENOG41126VW), translating to MLPLLEEINLNCQLSNELCLFKQYDDIQWSVDEKEEISETNEIINNDFLSQTENTTQHDDLNKPNDYMNEIFTDIPDDLAWQSTSPCSSESIDSFSCSRNDLRNDVEDHLLSNQKSLSSDKSIECMNIDNNMSTMNILSISNHFENTLDPSLFYAMDYTMTHNYCLNEYDNHHRNDEELFNNIKEQTKITSNDLNEDESQLESTDIAWMDTLDVSNLRMDDVVQIFSTVNSLKSTSEEINKFDYSISSPSSSPSSTPSSSSSSPSLSSTPSSSSSPSLSSTPSSSSSPSSSSTPSSSLFQHNYDRNNKRLQLNQNSIFNDNEIISNEEEHVEHKLPYNNEKNNDEYNSDSTLTCSEAEYYNNLIRQKRLRKYRTNKRKFKHRSLISNDQDGSYSPSSSSSSSSYNDDDDEEEEEEEEEEKEKEKEYEKIIDNQCKKFTYHSITTNLHHRKKPPSPEHYIQSSNERNEYESWWPNPITRRMHKDFRSTLWLSNELLDSNDKEIQQQFTTSMNKIKSRKHRKFAHSHSHNNHDRYKNKQMELWQFILYSLEISKDSAFQWVNKSTGLFRIVNTQLAAKEWGYYRNNKLMDYEKMARAIRFYYKDSILRKSRQQLHFQFAMPYVKWAEKFYENKKMFF from the exons TCTATTTAAACAATACGATGATATTCAATGGTCAGTAGatgaaaaagaagaaataagtgaaacaaatgaaataataaacaatg ATTTCCTATCTCAAACTGAAAACACTACACAACATGATGATTTGAATAAACCAAATGattatatgaatgaaatattcaCAGATATACCGGATGATTTAGCTTGGCAATCCACTTCACCATGTTCATCTGAATCCATTGATTCATTTTCATGTAGTCGTAATGATTTAAGAAATGATGTAGAAGATCATTTATTATCAAATCAAAAATCATTATCTTCAGataaatcaattgaatgtaTGAATATAGATAACAATATGTCAACAATGAATATTTTAAGTATATCAAATCATTTTGAAAATACATTAGATCCATCATTGTTTTATGCAATGGATTATACAATGACacataattattgtttaaatgaatatgatAATCATCATAGAAATGATGaagaattattcaataatataaagGAACAAACAAAGATCACTTCAAATGATCTTAATGAAGATGAGTCTCAATTGGAAAGTACAGATATAGCTTGGATGGATACATTAGATGTTTCTA ATTTACGTATGGATGATGTTGTACAAATTTTTTCAACagttaattcattaaaatctacatcagaagaaatcaataaatttgattattcaatatcatcaccatcatcatctccATCCTCAACACCAtcatcgtcgtcatcatcaccatcattatCCTCAAcaccatcatcgtcatcatcaccatcattatCCTCAAcaccatcatcgtcatcatcaccatcatcatcctcaacaccatcatcatcattatttcaacataattatgatcggaATAATAAACGTTTACAATTGAATCagaattcaatattcaatgataATGAGATCATTTCGAATGAAGAAGAACACGTTGAACATAAACTCCCatataataatgaaaagaataatgatgaatataatTCAGATAGTACATTAACATGTTCCGAAgctgaatattataataatttaatacgTCAAAAACGTTTAAGAAAATATCGAACTAATAAACGAAAATTTAAGCATAGATCTTTAATTTCAAATGATCAAGATGGATCCTattcaccatcatcatcatcttcttcttcttcttataatgatgatgatgatgaggaggaggaggaggaagagGAAGAGGAGAAGGAGAAGGAGAAAGAATATGAAAAGATAATAGATAATCAATGTAAAAAGTTTACTTATCATTCAATTACTACTAATTTACATCATCGAAAAAAACCTCCTTCACCAGAGCATTATATACAATCATCAAATGAAAGAAATGAATATGAATCATGGTGGCCTAATCCTATTACACGACGTATGCATAAAGATTTTCGTTCAACACTTTGGTTATCTAATGAATTATTAGATTCCAATGATAAAGAGATACAACAACAATTTACcacttcaatgaataaaataaaatcaagaaAACATCGTAAATTTGCCCATTCACATTCACATAATAATCATGATcgatataaaaataaacaaatggaaTTATGGCAATTTATATTATACAGTTTAGAGATTAGTAAAGATAGTGCATTTCAATGGGTTAATAAATCAACTGGATTATTTCGTATTGTAAATACACAATTAGCAGCAAAAGAATGGGGTTATTAtcgtaataataaattaatggaTTATGAAAAAATGGCAAGAGCTATAAG ATTTTATTATAAAGATTCAATATTACGTAAATCACGTCAACAATTACATTTTCAATTTGCTATGCCTTATGTAAAATGGGCTGaaaaattttatgaaaataaaaaaatgtttttttaa
- a CDS encoding hypothetical protein (EggNog:ENOG411DZ3N~COG:Y), with amino-acid sequence MNEIFTDIPDDLAWQSTSPCSSESIDSFSCSRNDLRNDVEDHLLSNQKSLSSDKSIECMNIDNNMSTMNILSISNHFENTLDPSLFYAMDYTMTHNYCLNEYDNHHRNDEELFNNIKEQTKITSNDLNEDESQLESTDIAWMDTLDVSINSLKSTSEEINKFDYSISSPSSSPSSTPSSSSSSPSLSSTPSSSSSPSLSSTPSSSSSPSSSSTPSSSLFQHNYDRNNKRLQLNQNSIFNDNEIISNEEEHVEHKLPYNNEKNNDEYNSDSTLTCSEAEYYNNLIRQKRLRKYRTNKRKFKHRSLISNDQDGSYSPSSSSSSSSYNDDDDEEEEEEEEEEKEKEKEYEKIIDNQCKKFTYHSITTNLHHRKKPPSPEHYIQSSNERNEYESWWPNPITRRMHKDFRSTLWLSNELLDSNDKEIQQQFTTSMNKIKSRKHRKFAHSHSHNNHDRYKNKQMELWQFILYSLEISKDSAFQWVNKSTGLFRIVNTQLAAKEWGYYRNNKLMDYEKMARAIR; translated from the exons atgaatgaaatattcaCAGATATACCGGATGATTTAGCTTGGCAATCCACTTCACCATGTTCATCTGAATCCATTGATTCATTTTCATGTAGTCGTAATGATTTAAGAAATGATGTAGAAGATCATTTATTATCAAATCAAAAATCATTATCTTCAGataaatcaattgaatgtaTGAATATAGATAACAATATGTCAACAATGAATATTTTAAGTATATCAAATCATTTTGAAAATACATTAGATCCATCATTGTTTTATGCAATGGATTATACAATGACacataattattgtttaaatgaatatgatAATCATCATAGAAATGATGaagaattattcaataatataaagGAACAAACAAAGATCACTTCAAATGATCTTAATGAAGATGAGTCTCAATTGGAAAGTACAGATATAGCTTGGATGGATACATTAGATGTTTCTA ttaattcattaaaatctacatcagaagaaatcaataaatttgattattcaatatcatcaccatcatcatctccATCCTCAACACCAtcatcgtcgtcatcatcaccatcattatCCTCAAcaccatcatcgtcatcatcaccatcattatCCTCAAcaccatcatcgtcatcatcaccatcatcatcctcaacaccatcatcatcattatttcaacataattatgatcggaATAATAAACGTTTACAATTGAATCagaattcaatattcaatgataATGAGATCATTTCGAATGAAGAAGAACACGTTGAACATAAACTCCCatataataatgaaaagaataatgatgaatataatTCAGATAGTACATTAACATGTTCCGAAgctgaatattataataatttaatacgTCAAAAACGTTTAAGAAAATATCGAACTAATAAACGAAAATTTAAGCATAGATCTTTAATTTCAAATGATCAAGATGGATCCTattcaccatcatcatcatcttcttcttcttcttataatgatgatgatgatgaggaggaggaggaggaagagGAAGAGGAGAAGGAGAAGGAGAAAGAATATGAAAAGATAATAGATAATCAATGTAAAAAGTTTACTTATCATTCAATTACTACTAATTTACATCATCGAAAAAAACCTCCTTCACCAGAGCATTATATACAATCATCAAATGAAAGAAATGAATATGAATCATGGTGGCCTAATCCTATTACACGACGTATGCATAAAGATTTTCGTTCAACACTTTGGTTATCTAATGAATTATTAGATTCCAATGATAAAGAGATACAACAACAATTTACcacttcaatgaataaaataaaatcaagaaAACATCGTAAATTTGCCCATTCACATTCACATAATAATCATGATcgatataaaaataaacaaatggaaTTATGGCAATTTATATTATACAGTTTAGAGATTAGTAAAGATAGTGCATTTCAATGGGTTAATAAATCAACTGGATTATTTCGTATTGTAAATACACAATTAGCAGCAAAAGAATGGGGTTATTAtcgtaataataaattaatggaTTATGAAAAAATGGCAAGAGCTATAAGgtaa